GCTCGTCCTGCATCATCTTGAACGCGATGTCGGAAGGTCCCCCCGGCGCAAATCCGATCACGGCGCGTATCGGCTTGTCCGGCCATTCCGCGGCCGAGGCCGCCGTCGCGAAGCCCGCGGCCAGCAGGGCTGCCGCCACCATCTTGCTGAACTTCATTCCTGTCTCCTGTTTTTCTGGGTTGAGCGCGCTTGCGTTGCGCGGACGGATTCTTGGGTGATCCGTTTTGTTATTCGCATTGCGAATTAATAATTCGTTTAATGAATTGATGATACTGCGGCCGTCGGGGCGCTGCAATAACGGGTTTTCGATCTGCAGCCGAATGCGGCCGCGCACGCGCATGAAAAATCCCTGCCGCGCGCGGGGCGTGGCAGGGATGCGGGGGTATGTAACGGCCCGCTGGCGCGGGACCGGATTCAGGCGGAATCGACCATGTGCTTGAAGCGCGCGCTGGCCTGCATGCATTCCCGCTGCAACCGCAGGACGATGCTTTCCACCGGTTCGATGTTGCGGGCAAAGCCCACCGCCGGGCCCATGGACAACATGCCTTCTTCGTGCTGGCCCGCCTGGTAGGCAAGGGCCTGGGTGCGCTCGCCGCTGATCAGTTCGCCGAAGTCCGCGTAGCTGTTGGCGCCCGCCAGTTCCAGGGCGGCGACCTTGCGGGCGTTTTCGTTGTCGAGGATGCGCCAGGTGTCGCCCAGGCTGCCGAGCACGGCGCGGGTGCCGTGTTCGCTGGTGTCGACCACGCGCTGCTTGTACGCCGCGTGCGCCGGGGTTTCCTGCGCCGGCGTGAAGACGCTGCCCATCACCACGGCGTCGGCGCCCAGCGCCAGCGCCGCGGCGATCTGCCGGCCGTGGCCGATGCCGCCGCCCAGCGCCAGCGGAATGCGCAGCTGCTCCAGGGCATAGGCGCCGTTGAGGAACGTGGGCAGCTGATTGCTGCCGGGGTGGCCGCCTTCTTCCATGCCGACCAGGGTGACTGCGTCCACGCCCATGTTCTGCGCCGCGACGGCATGGCGCACGTGCGCGCACTTGTGGATGACGATGGCGCCGGCTTCGCGCAGGGCGGGCAGCAGCGGCGTGGGCGGCAGGCCCGCCGTTTCGAACAGGCGCACGCCTTCGTCGAGCGCGATGCGCAGCCGCGTCAGCATGGGCTCGTTATTGGCCGCGCGGCGAGACAGTGTCAGGTTGACGCCGAATGGCAGGCCGCCCGTCAGTTCGCCGCAATCGCGCAGCGCCTGGCGGAAGTCCTGGTCCGTGCGCGAGCTGCGCGCGGTGATGAA
The sequence above is drawn from the Achromobacter xylosoxidans genome and encodes:
- a CDS encoding NAD(P)H-dependent flavin oxidoreductase, coding for MNQPFAPAVPQRWPTRITELMGIRWPLLLGGMMWLSDARLVAAMVRAGGMGFITARSSRTDQDFRQALRDCGELTGGLPFGVNLTLSRRAANNEPMLTRLRIALDEGVRLFETAGLPPTPLLPALREAGAIVIHKCAHVRHAVAAQNMGVDAVTLVGMEEGGHPGSNQLPTFLNGAYALEQLRIPLALGGGIGHGRQIAAALALGADAVVMGSVFTPAQETPAHAAYKQRVVDTSEHGTRAVLGSLGDTWRILDNENARKVAALELAGANSYADFGELISGERTQALAYQAGQHEEGMLSMGPAVGFARNIEPVESIVLRLQRECMQASARFKHMVDSA